One Anthonomus grandis grandis chromosome 13, icAntGran1.3, whole genome shotgun sequence DNA segment encodes these proteins:
- the LOC126743883 gene encoding uncharacterized protein LOC126743883, with amino-acid sequence MSKVTEDVVILDRGNYTTCTVHLHGGTILSYRVKNKEILYMKRKSDFTNFSPIRGGIKVAFPYFGRRINGPKNGFVKYVPWMLVKGPDTTEDGNVEATFAIKETEYTKAIWSYTFKLQYRLTLCTDELKIDLQVENTSKHFPFLFSILLHSIFKMEDVTKCQIVGLGQSKYVDVDAKHPPHCTPMEPNPENDVVKISKPTSRMFLDTPPDVEIFNVDSKGLKLKITSAHPLTETLIYSPWVQERKCSEFDRREYTHCLGVSNGRLSSDIRLEPKETWEAHFKVEVVNEAEEKRIQELANLLDNPLSLFNESCKTTEVYNIPLQ; translated from the exons ATGTCAAAAGTAACCGAGGACGTGGTTATTCTGGATAGGGGTAATTACACTACGTGCACCGTCCATCTGCACGGCGGAACGATCCTCTCTTACCGGgtgaaaaataaggaaattttatatatgaagCGTAAATCGGATTTCACGAATTTTTCACCGATTAGAGGTGGTATTAAGGTGGCTTTTCCGTATTTCGGACGAAGGATTAACGGGCCTAAGAACGGGTTCGTTAAGTACGTCCCGTGGATGTTGGTTAAAGGTCCCGATACCACGGAGGATGGTAATGTGGAGGCGACATTTGCTATTAAAGAGACCGAGTACACTAAGGCTATATGGAGTTATACGTTTAAACTGCAGTATAGG TTAACCCTCTGTACCGACGAACTAAAAATCGACCTCCAAGTAGAAAACACCAGCAAACACTTTCCGTTTCTATTCAGCATCCTGTTGCACTCGATTTTCAAAATGGAGGACGTCACTAAGTGCCAAATCGTCGGACTGGGACAATCGAAATACGTGGATGTCGACGCGAAACATCCGCCCCATTGCACCCCGATGGAACCGAATCCAGAAAACGACGTGGTGAAAATCTCCAAGCCTACTTCACGC ATGTTCCTGGACACTCCTCCGGACGTTGAAATTTTCAATGTGGATAGCAAAGggcttaagttaaaaataaccTCTGCGCACCCATTAACTGAGACCCTGATTTATAGTCCGTGGGTGCAGGAAAGGAAATGTTCAGAGTTTGATCGCAGGGAGTATACACATTGTCTAGGG GTAAGTAACGGTCGTCTGTCCTCGGATATCCGACTGGAACCGAAAGAGACTTGGGAGGCCCATTTCAAGGTGGAGGTGGTAAACGAGGCCGAAGAAAAGCGAATCCAGGAGCTCGCGAACCTTCTGGATAATCCCCTAAGCCTCTTCAACGAGTCCTGTAAAACAACCGAAGTCTATAATATTCCGCTTCAATAA